One genomic window of Luteitalea pratensis includes the following:
- a CDS encoding ADOP family duplicated permease: MNALLSRIRHLLHRSRLDADLREEIETHRTLRQEALERDGIPSHTAHDMSRRALGNVSLAIEEARDVWVVRVWEALRQDVHTAVRGLRRSPGFAAVAIGTLALGIGANTALFSIFSSLLLRPLPVRAPEQLVLLADGSWTFPIWEEIRRLDGDLADGAIAWSNESFDTSERGETAPLDGAYVNGRYFDVLGVSPVRGRMLAADDDTGAAADGMVAVISHSLWVDRFGAGDDVIGQRLTLERVPFTIVGVMPPEFAGTEVGRRMDVAVPFASEPTITRGESSLRARSDWWVQIMLRLKPGQHLSQANAALRAVQPHIRQATLPEWPEAMLAKYLTEPFELVSAETGRSTLRDRFATPLTAMLVAVCLVLLVACANIAGVLLARAVSRQRELSVRLALGASRWRVARLLFTESAIVAAAGAALGLVIAQWAGAVLVAQLATWRETVVLPLTLDWRVLLFAAGVACTAAIVAGSAPVLGVKSVAPSAGLRAGGRGVAGDRRFAIRGALVVTQIALSLLLVAAAGLFLRTFASLHRVPLGFEPESVLVAQLNLQRSEARADARGARVEYLLQAIAGTPGITSMAASLKTPMGGSSWNNWVGSSPTPPASRRLMTWLNATTPGWFEAMGIERIAGRDFDADDRAGAPKVAIVNESFAERFLGGTSPIGQVMRLGSRDGGTPYEVVGLVRDTLYQSPREGRVPTAYLSIAQQPQITATIGLTLRTSPAQRGAVQRAVAERLAQADPLVAVTFRAFDQLQAATIAQERLVALLSGFFGALALLLAAIGVYGIVSHAVRARQSEIGVRVALGAGPGRIVGLILRSVMVLVAVGVAVGLAGALWASRFVATMLFQLQPHDAATFIGSAATLTAVALIAAWIPAWRAARVAPASVLRDS; this comes from the coding sequence ATGAACGCACTCCTGTCGCGGATCCGTCACCTGCTGCATCGCAGTCGGCTCGATGCTGACCTTCGGGAGGAGATCGAGACGCACCGCACCTTGCGGCAGGAGGCCCTCGAGCGCGACGGCATCCCGTCCCACACCGCGCACGACATGAGCCGCCGCGCGCTCGGAAACGTCTCGCTCGCAATCGAGGAGGCTCGCGATGTGTGGGTGGTCCGCGTCTGGGAGGCCTTGCGACAGGACGTGCACACCGCGGTGCGCGGCCTCCGGAGAAGTCCGGGATTCGCGGCGGTCGCCATCGGTACGCTGGCGCTCGGCATCGGCGCCAACACGGCCCTGTTCTCGATCTTCAGCAGCCTGCTGCTCCGGCCCCTGCCGGTGCGCGCGCCAGAGCAGCTGGTGCTCCTGGCCGACGGCTCGTGGACCTTCCCGATCTGGGAAGAGATCCGCCGCCTCGATGGCGACCTTGCGGATGGCGCCATCGCGTGGTCGAACGAGAGCTTCGACACGTCCGAGCGAGGCGAAACGGCTCCCCTCGACGGCGCGTACGTCAACGGACGTTACTTCGACGTCCTCGGCGTGAGCCCGGTCAGGGGCCGCATGCTGGCAGCCGACGACGACACGGGGGCGGCCGCGGACGGCATGGTCGCGGTCATCAGCCACAGCCTCTGGGTGGATCGCTTCGGCGCCGGCGATGACGTGATCGGGCAGCGGCTCACGCTCGAGCGAGTGCCCTTCACCATCGTTGGCGTCATGCCGCCGGAGTTTGCCGGCACCGAGGTGGGTCGACGCATGGATGTCGCCGTTCCTTTTGCATCCGAGCCGACCATCACGCGCGGCGAGAGCTCGCTGCGCGCGCGGTCGGACTGGTGGGTCCAGATCATGCTGCGCCTCAAGCCCGGCCAGCACCTCAGCCAGGCCAACGCGGCTCTGCGCGCGGTGCAACCGCACATCCGGCAGGCGACGCTTCCCGAATGGCCCGAGGCGATGCTCGCGAAGTACCTGACCGAACCGTTCGAGCTCGTCTCGGCCGAGACCGGGCGATCGACGTTGCGGGACCGCTTCGCGACGCCATTGACCGCGATGCTCGTGGCGGTCTGCCTGGTGCTGCTCGTCGCCTGCGCGAACATCGCCGGCGTGCTGCTGGCACGCGCGGTATCGCGTCAGCGGGAACTGAGCGTGCGGCTGGCACTCGGCGCGTCGCGGTGGCGGGTGGCGCGCCTGCTGTTCACCGAAAGCGCCATCGTGGCGGCAGCCGGCGCCGCACTCGGGCTCGTGATCGCGCAGTGGGCCGGCGCCGTACTGGTCGCGCAACTCGCGACCTGGCGCGAGACCGTCGTGCTGCCCCTGACACTGGATTGGCGTGTCCTGCTATTTGCCGCAGGCGTGGCGTGCACGGCCGCGATCGTCGCCGGCAGCGCGCCAGTGCTGGGCGTGAAGAGCGTTGCGCCTTCGGCGGGCCTGCGTGCTGGCGGCAGAGGCGTCGCCGGCGATCGCAGATTCGCGATCCGTGGTGCGCTCGTTGTCACCCAGATCGCCCTCTCGCTGCTGCTCGTTGCCGCCGCGGGCCTGTTCCTCCGGACTTTCGCATCACTTCACCGCGTGCCGTTGGGCTTCGAGCCCGAATCGGTCCTGGTGGCGCAGCTGAACCTGCAGCGAAGCGAGGCACGAGCTGATGCGCGGGGCGCCCGCGTCGAGTATCTGTTGCAGGCGATTGCCGGCACGCCTGGTATCACCTCGATGGCGGCTTCCCTCAAGACGCCAATGGGCGGTAGCTCGTGGAACAATTGGGTCGGGTCCTCGCCCACACCTCCGGCCTCCCGCCGCCTGATGACGTGGCTCAATGCCACGACGCCTGGCTGGTTCGAAGCGATGGGAATCGAGCGCATCGCCGGGCGCGACTTCGACGCCGACGATCGCGCCGGCGCGCCGAAGGTCGCCATCGTCAACGAGTCGTTCGCCGAGCGTTTCCTGGGCGGTACGTCACCGATCGGGCAGGTCATGCGGCTTGGCAGTCGCGACGGCGGCACCCCCTACGAAGTCGTTGGGCTGGTGCGCGACACGCTCTATCAGTCTCCGCGCGAGGGCCGTGTGCCCACTGCCTACCTGTCCATCGCGCAGCAGCCACAGATCACGGCGACGATCGGGCTGACGCTTCGCACGTCGCCGGCCCAACGAGGTGCCGTCCAGCGAGCCGTCGCCGAACGGCTGGCGCAGGCCGACCCCCTGGTCGCTGTGACCTTCAGGGCCTTCGACCAACTGCAGGCCGCGACGATTGCCCAGGAGCGACTCGTCGCGTTGTTGTCGGGATTCTTCGGTGCGCTTGCCCTGCTGCTGGCCGCGATTGGCGTGTACGGCATCGTCAGCCATGCCGTGCGCGCTCGTCAGTCCGAGATTGGCGTGCGCGTGGCACTCGGCGCCGGCCCCGGGCGGATCGTCGGCCTGATCCTTCGCTCCGTGATGGTATTGGTCGCCGTCGGCGTCGCGGTCGGCCTCGCTGGTGCGTTATGGGCATCGCGCTTCGTCGCGACGATGCTGTTCCAGTTGCAGCCGCACGACGCGGCAACCTTCATCGGCTCGGCGGCCACACTGACAGCAGTCGCCTTGATCGCGGCGTGGATCCCGGCCTGGCGGGCGGCCCGGGTGGCGCCGGCCAGCGTCCTGCGCGACAGCTGA
- a CDS encoding ECF-type sigma factor — protein sequence MSYVITASPDLDVPPQGATDALFVTLYAELHRLARRELNRRGSLSGLGVTTLLHEAYLSIAGKDGASFVDHARFMGYAARVMRGLIIDDVRRKRSEKRGGQFHITALDTDHMGRLAGPDELIGISDALDTLAEIDPGVAEIIELKFFCGFSFVEIAAMRGVSERTIQRGWEKGRLYLHHAVVADAGATGDTDALARR from the coding sequence ATGTCATACGTAATCACTGCCTCGCCCGACCTCGACGTGCCCCCCCAAGGTGCGACCGACGCCCTGTTCGTGACGCTGTACGCGGAATTGCATCGGCTGGCACGGCGTGAGCTCAACCGTCGCGGCTCACTGTCGGGCCTCGGGGTGACCACGCTGCTCCACGAGGCATACCTGTCGATCGCCGGCAAGGACGGCGCGTCCTTCGTCGACCACGCGCGGTTCATGGGCTACGCGGCGCGGGTGATGCGGGGCCTGATCATCGACGACGTGCGTCGCAAGCGATCGGAAAAGCGCGGCGGGCAGTTCCACATCACGGCGCTGGACACCGATCACATGGGCCGCCTTGCGGGTCCCGATGAGCTCATCGGCATCAGTGACGCGCTCGATACGCTCGCCGAGATCGATCCGGGCGTGGCCGAAATCATCGAACTGAAGTTCTTCTGCGGCTTCTCGTTCGTGGAGATTGCCGCGATGCGCGGGGTTTCGGAACGGACCATCCAGCGCGGCTGGGAGAAGGGCCGTCTCTATCTGCATCACGCCGTGGTTGCGGACGCCGGCGCGACGGGCGACACCGATGCGCTCGCTCGACGCTGA
- a CDS encoding MBL fold metallo-hydrolase, whose product MPSRRTFLATGLAATAGAGTWTGLSSSWGARFIRERIGEIGKPMPAAPFTPTPERWADNALTLAWLGHATVLINFYGLRILTDPTFFPRIGVSLGLGTLGPQRLVGCALTPEAVPDIDLLLVTHAHFDHLDTPSLAAVPGTPAVVMAQGTSDLLPRRRTAAIHELRWNESARVRTPRGEVQVHAIEVRHWGARVQRDTWRGYAGFVVEREGRRLLIGGDTADTPVFRDHRRLGPFDAALMPIGAYDPWIRHHCTPEQAIHMADAAGARLFVPIHHQAFRLSREPVREPIERAEAMLARESGRLAWREIGQTVVVA is encoded by the coding sequence ATGCCTAGCCGCCGTACCTTCCTTGCCACCGGTCTCGCGGCCACCGCCGGAGCCGGCACGTGGACTGGCCTGTCATCGTCGTGGGGGGCGCGGTTCATCCGCGAACGCATCGGAGAGATCGGCAAGCCCATGCCCGCAGCGCCGTTCACGCCGACACCGGAGCGTTGGGCGGACAACGCCCTGACGCTGGCCTGGCTGGGACATGCCACGGTCCTGATCAACTTCTACGGGCTGCGGATCCTGACCGACCCGACCTTCTTCCCCCGCATCGGCGTGAGCCTGGGGCTGGGGACGCTCGGCCCGCAGCGCCTGGTGGGATGTGCCCTCACCCCAGAGGCGGTGCCCGACATCGATCTGCTGCTCGTGACGCACGCGCACTTCGATCACCTGGACACGCCGTCGTTGGCCGCGGTGCCGGGCACTCCAGCGGTGGTGATGGCCCAGGGCACGTCGGACCTGCTGCCGCGGCGCCGAACCGCCGCGATTCACGAACTGCGCTGGAACGAGTCGGCCCGCGTTCGAACGCCGCGCGGCGAAGTGCAGGTCCACGCCATCGAGGTGCGCCACTGGGGGGCGCGGGTGCAGCGCGATACGTGGCGCGGTTACGCGGGTTTCGTCGTCGAACGTGAGGGCCGGCGCCTGCTGATCGGCGGCGACACGGCCGACACGCCGGTGTTCCGGGACCATCGCCGCCTCGGTCCATTCGATGCGGCGTTGATGCCAATTGGCGCGTACGACCCATGGATTCGTCATCACTGCACGCCCGAGCAGGCCATTCATATGGCCGACGCCGCCGGCGCGCGATTGTTCGTCCCGATCCATCACCAGGCCTTCAGGCTCAGTCGGGAACCGGTTCGCGAACCGATTGAACGTGCCGAGGCGATGTTGGCCAGGGAGTCTGGCCGACTCGCGTGGCGCGAGATCGGCCAGACCGTCGTCGTGGCCTAG
- the mddA gene encoding methanethiol S-methyltransferase, with translation MVKRLSFFVYGLVSYLVFLGTFLYAMAFVGGFVVPTRLDGPATGAFAVSLAIDVALLSVFAIQHSVMARRWFKAWLTRYLPDVIERSTYVLCASLALILVFWQWRPLGGVVWSIEDPVARLALWTAFAFGWGLVLAVTWLINHFDLFGLRQVWLYLLGRPYTKVTFTVPGPYRVIRHPLYFGFIVGFWMTPTMTAAHLVFAVVTTGYIVVAIQLEERDLVAEHAATYERYRRRVPMLVPGTTPRRRSEASTEPVRVAARD, from the coding sequence ATGGTCAAGCGGCTTTCATTCTTCGTCTATGGGCTGGTGTCTTACCTGGTGTTTCTCGGCACGTTTCTCTATGCGATGGCGTTTGTCGGCGGGTTCGTGGTGCCGACGCGGCTCGACGGGCCGGCGACCGGCGCGTTTGCCGTATCGCTCGCGATCGACGTCGCGCTCTTGAGCGTGTTCGCCATCCAGCACAGCGTGATGGCGCGGCGGTGGTTCAAGGCGTGGCTGACGCGGTACCTGCCGGACGTGATCGAGCGCTCCACCTACGTGCTCTGCGCGAGCCTCGCGCTCATCCTGGTCTTCTGGCAATGGCGTCCGCTCGGTGGCGTCGTGTGGTCGATAGAGGATCCGGTGGCTCGGCTCGCCTTGTGGACGGCGTTCGCCTTTGGCTGGGGCCTGGTCCTCGCGGTGACGTGGCTGATCAACCACTTCGATCTGTTCGGCCTGCGCCAGGTGTGGCTGTACCTGCTCGGACGGCCGTACACGAAGGTCACGTTCACGGTGCCCGGCCCGTATCGCGTGATCCGACACCCGCTGTATTTCGGGTTCATCGTCGGCTTCTGGATGACGCCGACGATGACGGCCGCGCACCTGGTGTTTGCCGTGGTGACGACGGGTTACATCGTGGTGGCCATTCAACTGGAGGAGCGGGACCTCGTCGCCGAGCACGCGGCCACGTACGAGCGTTACCGGCGCCGGGTGCCGATGCTCGTCCCTGGCACCACGCCCCGGCGCCGCTCGGAGGCGTCGACCGAACCGGTTCGCGTGGCGGCGCGCGACTGA
- a CDS encoding mandelate racemase/muconate lactonizing enzyme family protein — translation MIDRRTFLAAMAAAPVLSALRPRPAAAALPKAKVTRVRIYHPPNLNPLFNQSNMVVTVETDIGITGIGEGGAKDTLEQVAGTLIGKNPFHIERIWQEAYIAWFYPPGREKTHALGALDLALWDIKGKALGLPVHELLGGATRDYCECYATGGARPAGVPDTATLSLKERAKATMEAGYRAFRMGAGDVPIDAVFDTRSVVRRIEQDCRDVREAVGPDGNWCIDLHQRFDFNDAVRVCKVMEPFDPFFVEDPVRDEHALMDIPKLRQMTDVPLTHGEEWGLRWDFNRLVEAHDVDFIRATLPNVGGVTEMMKIAAICETHAVGIVPHFTGPIATAALVNCLSTFSGPVLFEYNYGGQPIEHLPECLDFKNGKAYANDRPGLGVTADMSRLTQIGEVTQPGRRNVFRRPDGSLTHW, via the coding sequence GTGATTGATCGACGAACATTTCTCGCCGCCATGGCAGCGGCGCCCGTCCTCTCCGCGCTGCGGCCTCGACCCGCCGCTGCCGCGCTGCCCAAGGCGAAGGTCACCCGCGTGCGGATCTACCATCCGCCCAATCTCAACCCGTTGTTCAACCAGAGCAACATGGTGGTGACCGTCGAGACCGACATCGGCATCACCGGCATCGGCGAGGGCGGCGCGAAGGACACCCTCGAGCAGGTGGCGGGCACGCTCATCGGCAAGAACCCGTTCCACATCGAGCGGATCTGGCAGGAAGCCTACATCGCCTGGTTCTACCCGCCGGGTCGCGAGAAGACGCACGCCCTCGGCGCACTGGATCTCGCGTTGTGGGACATCAAGGGCAAGGCACTCGGCCTGCCCGTGCACGAGCTGCTCGGCGGCGCCACGCGTGACTACTGTGAGTGCTACGCCACCGGCGGCGCACGTCCTGCCGGCGTTCCGGACACGGCAACACTCAGCCTGAAGGAGCGCGCGAAAGCGACCATGGAGGCCGGGTACCGGGCGTTCCGCATGGGCGCCGGCGACGTGCCGATCGACGCCGTGTTCGACACCCGCTCGGTGGTGCGCCGCATCGAGCAGGACTGTCGCGACGTCCGGGAGGCCGTTGGGCCCGACGGCAACTGGTGCATCGACCTGCACCAGCGGTTCGACTTCAACGACGCGGTGCGCGTGTGCAAGGTGATGGAGCCCTTCGATCCGTTCTTCGTCGAGGATCCGGTCCGGGACGAGCACGCACTGATGGACATCCCGAAGCTGCGCCAGATGACCGACGTGCCGCTGACCCACGGCGAGGAATGGGGCCTGCGCTGGGACTTCAACCGCCTCGTCGAGGCACACGACGTCGACTTCATCCGCGCGACGTTGCCAAACGTCGGCGGCGTCACCGAGATGATGAAGATCGCGGCCATCTGCGAGACCCACGCCGTCGGCATCGTGCCGCATTTCACTGGCCCGATCGCGACCGCCGCGCTCGTCAACTGCCTGTCGACGTTCTCCGGCCCCGTGCTGTTCGAATACAACTACGGCGGACAGCCGATCGAGCACCTGCCCGAGTGCCTGGACTTCAAGAATGGCAAGGCCTATGCGAACGACCGCCCGGGTCTTGGCGTGACCGCCGACATGTCGCGGCTCACCCAGATCGGCGAGGTGACCCAGCCGGGCCGCCGCAACGTGTTCCGGCGGCCGGATGGATCGCTGACGCACTGGTGA
- the gndA gene encoding NADP-dependent phosphogluconate dehydrogenase, translating into MTCDIGVVGLGVMGGNLARNIESRGFTVAGYDLSAAKTEAFAAGEGRRVVGAVSAEALAEVLARPRKVLLMVPAGKPVDDVIAHVAPHLGAGDILIDAGNSYFKDTDRREAELATRGLQYLGTGVSGGEEGALRGPAIMPGGSRAAWDAVAAIFQAISAKADDGEPCVGYVGARGAGHYVKMVHNGIEYGDMQLIAETYDLFSRGLGMSASEISDIFAEWNRGELKSYLVEITADVLAQGDPDTGAPLVDVILDEAQQKGTGKWMSQNAFDVGAPIPTVNSAVESRLISAQKSERVAASRLLTGPSSTFSGGRTRLIEAAKHALYASKVTSYAQGMALLRMASAEYGYDIDPGEVARIWRAGCIIRATLLNDIRAAFGRDPQLVNLLLDRAFSDAVGARQQAWREMVQVAVGLGIPVPATAASLAYYDAYRSARLPANLTQGQRDYFGAHTYRRTDREGSFHTQWGQRLTPNA; encoded by the coding sequence ATGACGTGCGATATCGGGGTGGTGGGACTTGGCGTGATGGGCGGCAATCTCGCCCGCAACATCGAGAGCCGCGGATTTACCGTGGCCGGTTACGACCTCAGCGCGGCCAAGACCGAGGCCTTCGCCGCCGGCGAAGGTCGCCGCGTGGTGGGCGCCGTATCCGCCGAGGCGCTGGCCGAGGTGCTCGCGCGTCCCCGCAAGGTCCTGCTGATGGTCCCGGCCGGCAAGCCGGTGGACGACGTCATCGCCCACGTCGCGCCTCACCTCGGTGCGGGCGACATCCTGATCGACGCAGGCAACTCGTACTTCAAGGACACCGATCGCCGCGAAGCCGAGCTGGCCACCCGCGGGCTACAGTACCTGGGCACCGGCGTGTCGGGTGGCGAGGAGGGTGCGCTGCGTGGCCCGGCGATCATGCCTGGCGGCTCACGTGCCGCGTGGGATGCGGTGGCGGCGATCTTCCAGGCCATCTCCGCGAAGGCCGACGATGGCGAGCCGTGCGTCGGGTACGTGGGCGCGCGCGGTGCCGGGCACTACGTGAAGATGGTGCACAACGGCATCGAGTACGGCGACATGCAGCTCATCGCCGAGACGTACGACCTGTTCAGCCGCGGCCTCGGCATGAGTGCGAGCGAGATCTCCGACATCTTCGCCGAGTGGAATCGCGGCGAGTTGAAGTCGTACCTCGTCGAGATCACCGCCGACGTCCTGGCACAAGGCGACCCCGACACTGGTGCACCCCTGGTGGACGTCATCCTCGACGAGGCCCAGCAGAAGGGCACCGGCAAGTGGATGAGCCAGAACGCCTTCGACGTCGGCGCGCCGATCCCGACGGTCAACTCCGCCGTCGAGTCGCGCCTGATCTCGGCCCAGAAGTCCGAGCGCGTCGCCGCCAGTCGCCTGCTGACGGGGCCCTCGTCAACGTTCTCGGGTGGTCGCACCCGCCTGATCGAAGCCGCCAAGCATGCGCTGTACGCAAGCAAGGTGACGTCGTACGCGCAGGGCATGGCGCTGCTGCGGATGGCGTCGGCCGAGTACGGCTACGACATCGATCCCGGCGAGGTGGCCCGGATCTGGCGCGCCGGCTGCATCATCCGCGCGACCCTCCTCAACGACATCCGGGCCGCGTTCGGACGCGATCCGCAACTGGTGAACCTGCTGCTCGATCGCGCGTTCAGCGACGCCGTCGGCGCGCGTCAGCAGGCATGGCGCGAGATGGTGCAGGTGGCGGTAGGCCTTGGCATCCCCGTCCCGGCCACGGCGGCGTCGCTTGCCTACTACGATGCCTACCGCAGCGCCAGGCTCCCAGCCAACCTCACGCAGGGACAGCGCGATTATTTCGGCGCGCACACATACCGACGGACCGACCGTGAGGGAAGTTTCCATACACAGTGGGGCCAGCGCTTAACGCCTAACGCCTGA
- a CDS encoding vanadium-dependent haloperoxidase gives MNARLFLVGFVLLMLPVRAIAAVTPNAVTDWAAIVQQAIHNPPAAPRSAGTSEILHAMVMLAVYDAAVAVEGGFQPYVAEIRRLPYADVRAAVATAAYRTARARVASSQVAYLDQQYATYLAGIGESLGKAEGIRVGEAAAQAVLTLRANDGFDAVLPYECSGPQVAPGEFEPDAGCPAGPTSPQPVDVKVGRIRPFAIDSTARYRPDGPDPLSSSAFAEDFQETRDYGRVDSVFRSPAQTDLAYFWSENPYVFWNRNLIALANSQGLRLLETARLFAMAHTAAADAVIVGFDAKYAYAAWRPRTAIPRADTDGNPDTEADPTWRPLLMVNHPEYPSGHGFWSTALTDSVAAYFGTNKVTWTLSVPKTAVPALNQTEYTYDQLNALMRDVDDARVFGGLHWRHSMRHGAQVGRRVSAYVTRNYFAPTDDDRGR, from the coding sequence ATGAACGCCCGTCTATTCCTCGTGGGATTCGTCCTGCTCATGTTGCCGGTGCGGGCCATCGCGGCCGTGACGCCCAATGCCGTGACCGACTGGGCCGCCATCGTCCAGCAGGCCATCCACAATCCGCCTGCCGCGCCCCGGTCGGCCGGCACGTCGGAGATCCTGCATGCGATGGTGATGCTGGCGGTGTACGACGCCGCCGTCGCCGTCGAGGGCGGCTTCCAGCCCTACGTGGCGGAGATCCGTCGATTGCCGTACGCCGACGTGCGTGCGGCAGTCGCCACCGCGGCATATCGCACCGCCCGGGCCCGGGTCGCGTCCTCGCAGGTCGCCTACCTGGACCAGCAATACGCCACGTACCTTGCGGGCATCGGCGAGAGCCTCGGCAAGGCCGAGGGCATCCGCGTCGGCGAAGCAGCCGCGCAGGCCGTCCTCACCTTACGGGCGAATGATGGCTTCGATGCGGTCTTGCCCTACGAGTGCAGCGGTCCGCAGGTCGCGCCGGGGGAGTTCGAGCCAGACGCCGGTTGCCCGGCCGGTCCGACCTCGCCGCAGCCGGTCGACGTCAAGGTCGGCCGGATCCGCCCGTTCGCCATCGACAGCACCGCGCGCTATCGCCCCGACGGACCGGATCCCCTGAGCTCGAGTGCGTTTGCGGAGGACTTCCAGGAGACGCGTGACTACGGCCGTGTGGACAGCGTGTTCCGCTCGCCGGCGCAGACCGACCTGGCGTACTTCTGGTCCGAGAATCCTTACGTGTTCTGGAACCGCAACCTGATCGCCCTGGCGAACAGCCAGGGGCTGCGCCTGCTCGAGACGGCGCGGCTCTTCGCGATGGCGCATACGGCCGCCGCCGACGCGGTCATCGTCGGCTTCGACGCCAAGTACGCCTACGCCGCCTGGCGGCCGCGAACGGCCATCCCGCGGGCCGACACCGATGGCAATCCCGACACCGAGGCGGACCCGACGTGGCGACCCCTCCTGATGGTAAACCATCCCGAGTACCCGTCCGGTCACGGCTTCTGGTCCACGGCGCTGACCGATAGCGTGGCCGCGTACTTCGGGACGAACAAGGTCACGTGGACGCTGTCGGTCCCGAAGACCGCCGTGCCGGCCCTGAACCAGACCGAATACACCTACGACCAGCTCAATGCCCTGATGCGCGACGTGGATGACGCGCGAGTGTTTGGCGGCCTGCACTGGCGTCATTCCATGCGGCACGGCGCGCAGGTCGGACGCCGGGTCTCCGCGTACGTGACACGGAACTACTTTGCCCCGACTGACGACGATCGGGGCCGCTGA
- a CDS encoding sugar kinase, whose amino-acid sequence MTNLTIPAQGELDLLSLGAIIHRLDPGRLPFRKAHTLDIHVSGGEFNVAANLADCFGLRTGIATAMVKYPVGDLIAERVRAMGVTPFYKYFEHDGARGPNMATVYSDQGMGIRPPVVFYNRANEAAALLKPGDFDWNAIFGKGVRWFHSGGLFASLSATTAEVIIEAMQAARKAGVVTSFDLNYREKLWKAQGALDKAQSIFKRIVENVDVLVGNEEDLQKALGVAGPEAGKGAALDTAAFFDTIGRVVEQYPNVKVVATTLREVHSTNRHTWSAVAWFEGEQVVAPTIQLDVLDRVGGGDGFASGMLYGLLTGASPEQSVRLGWAHGALITTFPGDTTMATVDDVKAFAKGGSARIQR is encoded by the coding sequence ATGACCAACCTGACCATTCCCGCGCAAGGCGAGCTCGATCTCCTGTCCCTCGGTGCCATCATTCATCGCCTGGATCCGGGCCGCCTCCCGTTCCGGAAGGCGCACACCCTGGACATCCATGTCAGCGGCGGCGAGTTCAATGTCGCCGCTAACCTGGCCGACTGTTTCGGGCTGCGCACCGGCATCGCGACCGCGATGGTGAAGTACCCGGTCGGCGATCTCATCGCCGAGCGCGTGCGGGCGATGGGCGTGACGCCCTTCTACAAGTACTTCGAGCACGACGGCGCCCGCGGGCCGAACATGGCGACGGTGTACAGCGACCAGGGCATGGGCATCCGTCCGCCGGTGGTCTTCTACAACCGCGCCAACGAGGCCGCGGCGCTGCTCAAGCCGGGTGACTTCGACTGGAACGCGATCTTCGGCAAGGGCGTGCGCTGGTTCCACAGCGGCGGGTTGTTCGCGTCGCTGTCTGCCACGACTGCCGAAGTCATCATCGAGGCCATGCAGGCGGCCCGGAAGGCCGGAGTCGTCACGTCCTTCGATCTCAACTACCGCGAGAAGCTCTGGAAGGCGCAGGGCGCGCTGGACAAGGCGCAGTCGATCTTCAAGCGGATCGTCGAGAACGTGGACGTGCTGGTCGGCAACGAGGAGGACCTTCAGAAGGCCCTCGGCGTCGCAGGGCCCGAGGCCGGCAAGGGCGCCGCGCTCGACACGGCAGCCTTCTTCGACACGATCGGCCGCGTCGTCGAGCAGTACCCGAACGTCAAGGTCGTCGCGACGACACTCCGCGAGGTGCACTCGACCAACCGCCACACGTGGTCAGCAGTGGCGTGGTTCGAGGGCGAGCAGGTCGTCGCTCCGACGATCCAACTCGACGTGCTCGATCGCGTCGGCGGTGGCGACGGCTTCGCCTCCGGAATGCTCTACGGTCTGCTCACGGGCGCCTCGCCAGAGCAGAGCGTGCGCCTGGGCTGGGCGCACGGGGCGCTGATCACCACGTTCCCCGGCGACACGACGATGGCGACCGTGGACGACGTCAAGGCATTCGCGAAGGGCGGGTCGGCCCGCATCCAGCGCTGA